A region of Staphylococcus sp. IVB6181 DNA encodes the following proteins:
- the thiC gene encoding phosphomethylpyrimidine synthase ThiC, producing the protein MKQEAIELKKGFPASKRVFKQGADEDIRVPFREIELSDTVTEYSTQKNAPLTVYDTAGVYHEEGYEVDVQKGIPKLRTDWIDARDDIEAYEGRKVQSIDNGFKKEGHHKFVETPFNYQPKRAKEGKRITQMHYAKQGIITKEMKFVAVREGVEPEFVRDEIARGRAIIPNNVNHPESEPMIIGKNFQVKINANIGNSAVSSSIEAEIEKLVWATHWGADTIMDLSTGKNIHATREYLLRNSPVPVGTVPIYQALEKVNGVAEDLTWEIYRDTLIEQAEQGVDYFTIHAGVLLRYVPLTVNRLTGIVSRGGSIMAQWCLAHHEESFLYEHFDDICAILNQYDIAVSLGDGLRSGSIYDANDESQFSELKTLGELTDIAWKHDVQVMIEGPGHIPMHKIKENQDLADFYCKEAPFYTLGPLTTDIAPAYDHITSAIGAAQIASYGTAMLCYVTPKEHLGLPNKDDVREGVITYKIAAHAADLSKGLPGASDRDDAISKARFEFRWIDQFNLSLDPERAREYHDETLPKEAAKVAHFCSMCGPKFCSMRISHDLRQNHFDEQERQEAMKEKAKDFVEQGSHIYQ; encoded by the coding sequence ATGAAACAAGAAGCCATTGAATTAAAAAAAGGTTTTCCAGCAAGCAAACGTGTATTTAAGCAAGGGGCAGATGAGGATATTCGTGTGCCTTTCAGAGAAATCGAATTAAGCGATACAGTAACAGAGTACAGCACACAAAAGAATGCGCCATTAACGGTCTATGACACAGCAGGTGTCTATCATGAAGAAGGTTATGAAGTAGATGTGCAAAAAGGGATTCCGAAATTACGTACCGACTGGATTGATGCACGTGATGATATAGAAGCTTATGAAGGACGTAAAGTACAGTCGATTGATAACGGCTTTAAAAAAGAAGGCCATCATAAATTTGTAGAAACACCTTTCAATTATCAGCCTAAACGTGCAAAAGAAGGTAAACGCATTACTCAAATGCACTATGCAAAACAAGGTATCATCACAAAAGAAATGAAATTCGTAGCGGTACGTGAAGGGGTAGAACCTGAATTTGTCAGAGATGAAATTGCAAGAGGACGTGCGATTATTCCTAATAACGTCAACCACCCTGAATCAGAACCGATGATTATCGGTAAAAATTTCCAAGTGAAAATCAATGCGAATATCGGAAACTCAGCGGTGTCGTCATCAATTGAAGCAGAAATTGAAAAATTAGTGTGGGCGACACACTGGGGTGCAGATACAATTATGGATTTATCAACAGGTAAAAATATTCATGCGACACGTGAATATTTATTAAGAAACTCACCAGTTCCTGTCGGTACTGTACCGATTTATCAAGCGTTAGAAAAAGTGAATGGTGTTGCTGAAGATCTAACTTGGGAAATTTATCGCGACACTTTAATCGAACAAGCCGAACAAGGTGTCGATTACTTTACTATTCATGCAGGTGTCTTGCTTCGCTATGTACCGTTAACAGTTAATCGTTTAACAGGTATTGTCTCACGCGGCGGTTCCATCATGGCACAATGGTGTTTAGCACATCATGAAGAAAGCTTCTTATACGAACACTTCGATGATATCTGTGCCATTTTAAATCAATACGATATCGCAGTATCATTAGGAGATGGTTTACGCTCTGGTTCTATTTATGATGCGAATGATGAAAGCCAATTCTCTGAATTGAAAACATTAGGCGAATTGACTGATATTGCATGGAAACACGATGTTCAAGTTATGATTGAAGGACCAGGACATATCCCAATGCATAAAATTAAAGAAAACCAAGATCTAGCAGATTTCTATTGTAAAGAAGCACCATTCTATACATTAGGACCGCTTACAACTGATATCGCACCTGCATACGACCATATCACTTCAGCTATCGGTGCAGCACAAATAGCAAGCTACGGAACAGCTATGTTATGTTACGTGACACCTAAAGAACACTTAGGTTTGCCGAATAAAGATGATGTACGCGAAGGTGTTATCACTTATAAAATTGCAGCACATGCAGCAGACCTATCAAAAGGCCTTCCAGGTGCTTCTGATCGTGATGATGCAATTAGTAAAGCACGCTTTGAATTCCGCTGGATCGACCAATTCAATCTATCACTAGATCCTGAACGTGCGCGTGAATATCATGATGAAACTTTACCGAAAGAAGCAGCAAAAGTTGCACACTTCTGCAGTATGTGCGGCCCTAAATTCTGTTCAATGCGAATTTCTCATGATTTGCGTCAAAACCATTTTGATGAACAAGAAAGACAAGAAGCGATGAAAGAAAAAGCAAAAGACTTTGTAGAACAAGGCAGTCATATTTATCAATAA
- a CDS encoding N-acetyltransferase — translation MNNAIQITSARPEFKEAGALNYIAIGNLCHVMVGSDNQGVIEHYMQKLYQMRKNRFSYEHTLAAMIDGQVAGLITCMPYRELEKALVPTVVEIVALKRIFVVPQLMIYYKSIFSLINLKEAEEDEYHVSMLSVSSDFQRRGVGQTLLKAAENIAREKGFDKISLTVNQYNDKANALYKKLGYEKVGETTVVRVTLNKMRKYLN, via the coding sequence GTGAACAACGCAATACAAATTACATCTGCAAGACCAGAATTTAAAGAGGCGGGCGCATTAAACTACATCGCTATCGGCAATTTATGCCATGTGATGGTAGGGAGCGATAATCAAGGTGTGATCGAACACTATATGCAAAAGCTTTACCAAATGAGAAAGAATCGTTTCAGTTATGAGCATACACTTGCCGCGATGATTGATGGACAAGTGGCAGGACTAATCACATGTATGCCGTACCGAGAATTAGAAAAAGCATTAGTACCGACGGTAGTGGAGATTGTAGCATTGAAGCGGATATTTGTTGTACCGCAGTTGATGATATATTACAAATCTATTTTCTCTTTAATCAACTTGAAAGAAGCAGAAGAAGATGAGTATCATGTTTCTATGTTGTCTGTATCTTCAGATTTTCAACGCCGCGGCGTAGGCCAAACGCTGTTGAAAGCAGCTGAAAACATAGCGAGAGAAAAAGGGTTTGATAAAATTTCACTGACGGTCAATCAATACAATGACAAAGCGAATGCTTTATATAAAAAGTTAGGCTATGAAAAGGTCGGGGAGACGACAGTAGTCAGAGTAACTTTGAATAAAATGAGAAAATATTTAAACTGA
- the opp3C gene encoding oligopeptide ABC transporter permease codes for MADKRDQLHGEDYSNAALTHTTDGENAPNFILAEQDIEREPEIQRESKNFWQDAWSQLRRNKLAVIGMIGLILIIIMALLGPMMSGHDYAEQDVDRRNLPAKIPILDKIPFLPFDGQGADGTDAYKDAGVKENFWFGTDQLGRDLWSRTWQGAQVSLFIGVVAAALDIFIGVVYGAISGFFGGRVDNVMQRIIEIIASIPNLIVVILFVLIFEPSIWTIILAMAITGWIGMSRVVRGEFLKLKGQEFVLASRTLGASKWKLIFRHILPNTLGAIVVTSMFTVPSAIFFEAFLSFIGIGVPAPKTSLGSLVNDGRAMLLIHPHELFIPAVVLSLLILFFYLFSDGLRDAFDPKMRK; via the coding sequence ATGGCAGATAAACGAGACCAGCTGCATGGAGAAGATTATTCTAATGCGGCACTTACACATACAACAGATGGGGAAAATGCGCCGAACTTTATCTTAGCTGAACAAGATATCGAAAGAGAACCTGAGATTCAGCGTGAAAGCAAGAACTTCTGGCAAGATGCATGGAGTCAGTTGCGACGCAATAAATTAGCAGTTATCGGGATGATCGGTTTGATTTTGATTATCATCATGGCATTGTTAGGGCCGATGATGAGTGGTCATGATTACGCTGAACAAGATGTCGACAGACGTAACCTTCCTGCTAAGATTCCTATACTCGATAAAATTCCGTTTTTGCCATTTGATGGACAAGGGGCAGATGGCACGGATGCTTATAAAGATGCAGGGGTCAAAGAGAATTTCTGGTTTGGGACTGACCAACTAGGACGTGACTTATGGTCGCGTACTTGGCAAGGTGCACAAGTTTCATTATTCATCGGGGTTGTCGCAGCAGCACTCGATATCTTTATCGGTGTAGTTTATGGTGCGATATCCGGCTTCTTCGGCGGACGTGTCGACAACGTCATGCAGCGAATTATAGAAATTATTGCCTCGATTCCGAACTTGATTGTCGTGATTTTATTCGTATTGATTTTTGAACCATCGATTTGGACGATTATTTTAGCGATGGCGATTACTGGATGGATCGGAATGAGCCGTGTGGTACGCGGAGAGTTCTTAAAATTAAAAGGACAAGAATTCGTCCTTGCTTCTCGTACATTAGGCGCTTCTAAATGGAAATTGATTTTCCGTCATATTTTACCGAACACACTTGGCGCGATTGTTGTAACTTCAATGTTCACAGTACCAAGTGCTATCTTCTTCGAAGCATTCTTAAGCTTCATCGGTATTGGTGTGCCGGCACCTAAAACTTCATTAGGTTCGCTTGTAAATGACGGACGTGCCATGTTATTGATTCATCCGCACGAACTATTCATACCAGCAGTTGTATTAAGTTTATTAATCTTATTCTTCTACTTATTCAGTGATGGATTACGTGATGCATTCGATCCGAAAATGCGTAAATAA
- the trpS gene encoding tryptophan--tRNA ligase: protein METLFSGIQPSGIPTLGNYIGALKQFSEVQDDYNCFFCIVDQHAITVPQDRLKLRERIRQLAAIYLASGIDPEKSTLFIQSEVPAHVQAGWMLTTISSVGELERMTQFKDKSSKQTEGIPAGLLTYPPLMAADIVLYNTNIVPVGEDQKQHLELTRNLVDRFNSRYNDVLVKPEVRMPKIGGRVMSLQDPTKKMSKSDDNAKNFISLLDNPNTAAKKIKSAITDSDGIIKYDKDNKPGISNLLSIYSSLTDESFAELEQRYEGKGYGDFKGDLAEVVKNFLTEFQERYNDYYQSDRLDEILDLGRDKAIKASSRTLQKMENAMGLGRKRKR from the coding sequence ATGGAAACTCTATTCTCAGGAATTCAACCGAGCGGAATTCCAACTTTAGGCAACTATATCGGTGCGCTAAAACAATTCAGTGAAGTACAAGACGACTATAATTGTTTCTTCTGCATCGTAGATCAACACGCAATTACAGTACCGCAGGACAGATTGAAATTGCGCGAACGTATCCGTCAATTAGCTGCAATTTACTTAGCATCAGGAATCGACCCAGAAAAATCAACTTTATTTATTCAATCAGAGGTTCCTGCACACGTCCAAGCCGGATGGATGCTGACAACAATTTCTTCTGTAGGCGAACTAGAACGTATGACACAATTCAAAGATAAATCTTCTAAACAAACAGAAGGTATTCCTGCAGGACTTTTAACTTATCCGCCATTAATGGCAGCTGATATTGTACTTTACAATACCAACATCGTACCTGTCGGAGAAGACCAAAAACAGCATCTTGAATTAACACGTAATCTTGTAGACCGCTTCAACAGCCGCTACAATGACGTACTTGTAAAACCAGAAGTACGCATGCCGAAAATCGGCGGCCGTGTCATGAGTCTTCAAGATCCTACTAAAAAAATGAGTAAAAGCGATGATAACGCTAAAAACTTCATTTCTTTATTAGATAACCCTAATACAGCAGCTAAAAAAATTAAAAGTGCTATCACTGACTCAGACGGTATCATTAAATATGATAAAGATAACAAACCAGGTATCAGCAACCTTCTCTCTATCTATTCAAGCTTGACTGACGAATCATTCGCAGAACTTGAACAACGCTACGAAGGTAAAGGTTATGGTGATTTCAAAGGCGACTTGGCAGAAGTTGTTAAAAACTTCTTAACAGAATTCCAAGAACGCTATAATGACTACTATCAATCAGATAGACTTGATGAAATCTTAGACCTTGGACGCGACAAAGCAATCAAAGCTTCTTCACGCACATTGCAAAAAATGGAAAATGCGATGGGCTTAGGTCGTAAACGTAAAAGATAA
- a CDS encoding peptide ABC transporter substrate-binding protein — MKKKLISFAMTLIIAALVLSGCSQGGGIYDGKGQVYRSVLAQDMSTLDSVLATDTVSFNIYNQVYEGLYALDDDDQAIPAIAKGMPKKSDGGKTLTIKMRKNAKWSNGDPVTAHDFVFAWQKALKPETASEYAYIMYDMKNAQKINEGKLPASKLGVKALDDYTLQIKLNKPLPYFDQMLAFGTYMPQNEKVAKKYGKKYGTTADKAVYNGPFELTDWKVEDKILMKKNPKYWDKKAVKLDKVSYKVLKDQQAGASLYDTGSVDNAGITSEQVEKYKDSPALFKRLKASTFFLKLNQKEQKEFQNKDMRYAIAQSIDKKAYVDNVLGDGSKPFDGFTSKKTAILPDGKDYADMVESPLKYNPKEAKAHLDKAKKALGKNEFTFTLNTEDTPSSKISAQFIKSQIEKNLPGVNVNIKQLPFKQRVTAELTMNYSMSLSGWGPDYPDPMTYLDTMTTDNAQNNTDWSSKKFDSMLKEANGSLLKQPKKRIDHLKDAEELMLSEAPVAPIYQQGAASLRNPQLKGIVYHEIGGETTLKHAYIDNSIDRETGKKKKDKE; from the coding sequence ATGAAGAAAAAATTAATTTCATTTGCTATGACTTTGATTATCGCAGCCCTTGTACTTAGTGGTTGCAGTCAAGGCGGCGGTATTTATGATGGCAAGGGACAAGTTTACCGTTCTGTATTAGCACAAGATATGAGTACGCTGGATAGTGTACTTGCAACAGATACCGTATCATTTAATATTTATAACCAAGTTTATGAAGGTTTATATGCATTAGATGATGACGACCAAGCGATTCCGGCGATTGCCAAAGGCATGCCTAAGAAAAGTGATGGCGGTAAAACATTAACAATTAAAATGCGTAAAAATGCGAAGTGGTCAAACGGCGACCCTGTCACAGCGCATGATTTCGTATTTGCTTGGCAAAAAGCATTGAAGCCGGAAACAGCTTCTGAATATGCATACATTATGTACGATATGAAAAACGCGCAAAAAATCAACGAAGGTAAGCTGCCAGCAAGTAAATTGGGTGTGAAAGCACTGGATGACTACACACTTCAAATTAAGCTGAACAAACCATTACCTTACTTTGATCAAATGCTCGCATTCGGAACATATATGCCGCAAAATGAAAAAGTAGCAAAAAAATATGGTAAAAAGTATGGGACAACTGCAGATAAAGCAGTTTACAACGGACCATTCGAATTAACAGATTGGAAAGTTGAAGACAAAATTCTAATGAAAAAGAACCCGAAATATTGGGACAAAAAAGCTGTTAAATTAGATAAAGTCAGCTACAAAGTGTTAAAAGACCAACAAGCAGGTGCATCTTTATATGATACTGGTTCTGTAGATAATGCAGGGATTACATCAGAGCAAGTAGAGAAATATAAAGACAGCCCGGCATTGTTCAAACGCCTGAAAGCATCTACTTTCTTCTTGAAATTAAATCAAAAAGAACAAAAAGAATTCCAAAACAAAGATATGCGTTACGCTATAGCCCAATCTATAGATAAAAAAGCGTATGTTGATAATGTGTTAGGCGATGGTTCAAAACCATTTGATGGCTTTACATCGAAGAAAACAGCAATCTTGCCTGATGGCAAAGATTACGCTGATATGGTTGAATCACCATTGAAATATAATCCGAAAGAAGCGAAAGCACATTTGGATAAAGCCAAAAAAGCACTTGGCAAAAATGAATTTACATTTACATTAAATACAGAAGATACCCCAAGTTCAAAAATTTCAGCCCAATTCATCAAATCACAAATTGAAAAGAACTTGCCAGGTGTGAATGTAAATATCAAACAATTACCGTTCAAACAAAGGGTAACAGCCGAATTAACAATGAACTACTCTATGTCTTTATCTGGTTGGGGACCTGACTATCCAGACCCAATGACGTATTTAGATACGATGACAACAGATAATGCTCAAAACAACACAGACTGGAGCAGCAAAAAATTCGATAGTATGTTAAAAGAAGCGAACGGTTCATTATTAAAACAACCAAAAAAACGTATCGATCATTTGAAAGATGCGGAAGAACTGATGTTAAGCGAAGCACCAGTCGCACCGATTTATCAGCAAGGTGCAGCAAGTTTGCGCAACCCTCAGCTGAAAGGTATTGTTTACCATGAAATCGGTGGAGAAACAACCTTAAAACATGCCTATATCGATAATAGTATCGATAGAGAAACAGGCAAGAAAAAGAAAGATAAAGAGTAA
- a CDS encoding ABC transporter ATP-binding protein produces MSDKILEVNNLHVSFDIDAGEVQAVRGVDFYLRKGETLAIVGESGSGKSVTTKALTKLFQGDAGRIKKGEILFLGEDLAQKSEKELIKLRGKDISMIFQDPMTSLNPTMQIGKQVMEPLIKHRNYSKSQAKKRALEILEMVGLPNAKERFKAYPHQFSGGQRQRIVIATALACEPKVLIADEPTTALDVTMQAQILDLMKRLQKKIDTSIIFITHDLGVVANIADRVAVMYGGQMIERGEIDEIFYDPQHPYTWGLLSSMPDLETGNDIELTAIPGTPPDLLHPPKGDAFAPRSQYALDIDFKEEPPWFKVSPTHFVKSWLLDERAPKVEPPLLVQQRQRKLANKFDKPQRQKGVAFNEG; encoded by the coding sequence ATGTCAGATAAAATATTAGAAGTAAACAACTTGCATGTCTCCTTTGATATTGATGCAGGAGAAGTGCAGGCAGTGCGCGGTGTTGATTTTTATTTAAGAAAAGGGGAAACACTTGCCATTGTAGGAGAGTCAGGTTCTGGCAAGTCAGTGACTACAAAAGCACTGACAAAACTCTTCCAAGGAGATGCAGGACGTATCAAAAAAGGAGAAATCTTATTCCTTGGCGAAGACTTAGCACAGAAATCTGAAAAAGAATTAATCAAATTAAGAGGCAAAGATATTTCTATGATTTTCCAAGATCCGATGACATCTTTGAATCCAACGATGCAAATCGGCAAACAAGTCATGGAACCTCTGATTAAACATAGAAATTACAGTAAATCACAAGCGAAAAAACGCGCTTTAGAGATTTTAGAAATGGTAGGCTTGCCGAATGCGAAAGAACGTTTTAAAGCGTATCCGCACCAATTCTCAGGCGGGCAAAGACAGCGTATTGTCATTGCGACAGCACTTGCATGCGAACCGAAAGTATTGATTGCGGATGAACCGACAACAGCACTTGACGTAACGATGCAAGCACAAATCTTAGACTTGATGAAAAGATTGCAGAAAAAGATTGATACATCGATTATTTTCATTACGCACGACTTAGGGGTAGTTGCTAATATTGCGGACCGTGTGGCAGTGATGTACGGCGGTCAAATGATTGAAAGAGGAGAAATCGATGAAATCTTCTATGATCCGCAGCATCCATATACTTGGGGCTTGCTGTCATCAATGCCTGATTTAGAAACTGGCAATGATATTGAATTAACAGCGATTCCAGGAACACCGCCGGATTTATTGCATCCGCCGAAAGGAGACGCTTTCGCACCTAGAAGCCAATATGCTTTAGATATTGATTTTAAAGAAGAGCCGCCTTGGTTCAAAGTTTCACCGACACATTTTGTAAAGTCTTGGTTGTTGGATGAACGTGCACCGAAAGTTGAACCGCCATTGCTGGTTCAGCAGCGTCAAAGAAAACTGGCTAATAAGTTCGATAAGCCGCAACGACAAAAGGGGGTGGCGTTCAATGAAGGATAA
- the spxA gene encoding transcriptional regulator SpxA: MVTLFTSPSCTSCRKAKAWLQEHDIPYTERNIFSEHLTIDEIKQILKMTEDGTDEIISTRSKTYQKLNVDIDSLPLQELYTIIQDNPGLLRRPIILDEKRLQVGYNEDEIRRFLPRKVRTFQLQEAQRMVDL; the protein is encoded by the coding sequence ATGGTAACACTATTCACATCACCAAGCTGCACATCTTGCCGTAAAGCGAAAGCATGGTTACAAGAACATGACATTCCGTATACGGAGCGTAACATTTTTTCAGAACATTTAACAATTGATGAAATTAAACAAATCTTAAAAATGACAGAAGACGGAACAGACGAAATTATTTCAACACGTTCTAAAACATATCAAAAATTAAACGTGGATATTGATTCATTACCACTACAAGAATTATATACAATCATTCAAGATAACCCAGGCTTATTACGCCGTCCGATTATCTTAGATGAAAAACGTTTGCAAGTTGGTTACAACGAAGATGAAATTCGTCGTTTCTTACCAAGAAAAGTGCGTACGTTCCAATTACAAGAAGCACAACGTATGGTAGATTTATAA
- a CDS encoding ABC transporter ATP-binding protein, with the protein MKDNHKQQFTESETALKQQEETKHEQAALQAQRNETPSQDVLLEVKNLKQYFNVGKRNEVRAVEDISFKIFKGETFGLVGESGCGKSTTGKALIKLNDATAGEVYYEGVNIQDIKKRKDMLKFNKKIQMIFQDPYASLNPRLKVMDIIAEGIDIHKLAKNTRERKKRVYDLLETVGLNKEHANRYPHEFSGGQRQRIGIARALAVEPEFIIADEPISALDVSIQAQVVNLLLKLQREKGITFLFIAHDLSMVKYISDRIAVMHFGKIVELGTADEIYNHPLHPYTKSLLSAVPQPDPESERTRTRLTYKEDKEKDKGRTLQEVSAGHYVFVTDEEAEELRQRLQQTV; encoded by the coding sequence ATGAAGGATAATCACAAGCAGCAATTTACAGAATCAGAAACAGCGCTTAAGCAGCAAGAAGAAACAAAACATGAACAAGCAGCGCTTCAAGCACAACGCAATGAAACGCCGTCACAAGATGTATTGTTAGAAGTTAAAAATCTAAAACAATATTTCAATGTCGGCAAACGCAATGAAGTACGTGCAGTTGAAGATATTTCATTCAAAATTTTCAAAGGGGAAACATTCGGTTTAGTAGGCGAATCAGGTTGCGGGAAATCGACAACCGGCAAAGCTTTAATCAAACTGAATGATGCAACAGCAGGAGAAGTATATTACGAAGGGGTTAATATACAAGATATTAAGAAACGCAAAGATATGCTGAAATTCAATAAGAAAATCCAAATGATTTTCCAAGATCCGTACGCTTCATTGAACCCAAGATTGAAAGTCATGGATATTATTGCTGAAGGTATTGATATTCATAAATTAGCAAAAAATACGAGAGAACGTAAAAAGCGTGTTTACGACTTGTTAGAAACAGTAGGGCTGAACAAAGAACATGCCAATCGTTATCCGCATGAATTCTCAGGTGGGCAAAGACAACGTATTGGTATTGCCCGCGCATTGGCTGTAGAACCAGAATTCATCATCGCAGATGAACCTATCTCAGCATTAGACGTTTCGATACAAGCACAAGTCGTCAACTTATTGTTGAAATTGCAGCGTGAAAAGGGGATTACGTTCTTATTCATCGCCCATGACTTATCTATGGTGAAATACATTTCAGACAGAATTGCAGTGATGCATTTCGGTAAAATCGTAGAACTAGGTACGGCGGATGAAATCTATAACCATCCTTTACATCCGTACACAAAATCTTTGTTATCTGCAGTACCGCAGCCAGATCCTGAAAGCGAACGTACAAGAACACGTCTGACTTATAAAGAAGATAAAGAGAAAGACAAGGGACGTACGCTGCAGGAAGTCAGTGCTGGACATTATGTCTTTGTGACAGATGAAGAAGCAGAAGAATTAAGACAAAGATTACAACAAACGGTGTAA
- the mecA gene encoding adaptor protein MecA: MRIERVDDTTVKLFITYGDIEARGFKREDLWTNRQRGEEFFWSMMEEINEEEDFVVEGPLWIQVHAFEKGVEVTISKSKNEEMMNMNDESMNNEFDRQLNELLEQTFEEEHEEAEQRQHSKRSQSRDQFNKKARHTNGRLVIVKFDDLESVIDYAHHNNQPTEGFEDLLYMLNNEYYYAIHFDESVVEETINDFYSQLLEFAAPSDRSEVYLNDYGKIIMSHNVTAQVRRFFTDITEA, encoded by the coding sequence ATGAGAATAGAGCGCGTAGATGATACAACTGTTAAACTTTTCATAACGTATGGTGACATTGAAGCAAGAGGTTTCAAAAGAGAAGACTTATGGACAAACCGTCAACGAGGTGAAGAATTCTTCTGGTCAATGATGGAAGAAATCAATGAGGAAGAAGATTTCGTTGTTGAAGGTCCATTATGGATTCAAGTACATGCTTTTGAAAAAGGTGTGGAAGTCACTATTTCTAAATCTAAGAACGAAGAAATGATGAACATGAATGACGAAAGTATGAATAATGAATTTGATCGCCAATTAAATGAATTACTTGAACAAACGTTTGAAGAAGAACACGAAGAAGCAGAACAAAGACAACATTCAAAACGTTCTCAATCAAGAGATCAATTCAATAAAAAAGCACGTCATACCAACGGTCGTCTTGTCATCGTCAAATTCGATGATTTAGAGTCTGTTATTGATTATGCACATCATAACAATCAGCCTACTGAAGGCTTTGAAGATTTATTATATATGTTGAATAATGAGTACTATTACGCAATTCATTTTGATGAAAGTGTAGTAGAAGAAACAATTAATGACTTCTATAGTCAATTATTAGAATTCGCTGCACCAAGCGATCGTTCAGAAGTTTACTTGAACGATTACGGTAAAATCATTATGAGTCATAACGTAACAGCACAAGTACGCCGCTTCTTTACTGATATAACAGAAGCATAA
- a CDS encoding MsnO8 family LLM class oxidoreductase gives MLPVSILDQTPITKKQTSKEALRQTVELAQLADELGYTRYLVAEHHNLNDVIGTSPEILTMHLLNQTKHMRIGSGGVMLMHYHPLKVIEQFHLIDELSNHRADLAVGKAPGGFPKVTGILKEDLKEHGLSFNEKFETLRGLNTQNFDPDSKYAGLKTAKRDSTHPSVPIYLLGTSLNAAIQAAEAKVGIIYAFFINSSQEDLEEALKAYKSRYPEGRFIVSVPVMITTRDGNQLPFRFSQRHYELISEDGRRTVLNTKAQVDAYLSESNEKFEVVEKRMHIMSGNKEEVVSKLDEINRSGLIDEWMLHMPIPNHKLRMNTVRQLAPEHV, from the coding sequence ATGCTGCCGGTGAGTATATTAGATCAAACACCAATTACAAAAAAACAAACTTCAAAGGAAGCACTGCGTCAGACGGTAGAATTGGCACAACTTGCAGACGAATTGGGATATACCCGCTATTTAGTCGCAGAACATCATAATTTAAATGATGTCATCGGTACATCACCAGAAATTTTGACGATGCATTTATTGAATCAGACAAAGCACATGCGCATTGGATCAGGCGGTGTCATGCTGATGCATTATCATCCGTTGAAGGTGATAGAACAATTCCATTTGATTGACGAATTATCAAACCATCGTGCAGATTTAGCGGTGGGCAAAGCACCTGGCGGGTTCCCGAAAGTAACAGGTATATTGAAAGAAGATTTAAAAGAGCATGGACTTTCGTTTAATGAAAAGTTTGAGACTTTAAGAGGACTGAATACACAAAATTTCGACCCAGACTCAAAATATGCTGGACTTAAAACAGCTAAAAGAGACAGTACCCACCCAAGTGTTCCGATTTATTTGCTTGGGACGAGTTTAAATGCTGCGATTCAAGCAGCGGAAGCTAAAGTCGGTATTATATATGCATTTTTCATTAATTCGAGTCAAGAAGATTTAGAAGAAGCATTAAAAGCTTATAAATCTCGCTACCCTGAAGGAAGATTTATTGTCAGCGTACCTGTTATGATTACTACGAGAGACGGCAATCAATTACCGTTTCGTTTTTCTCAAAGACATTATGAGCTGATTTCAGAAGATGGCAGGCGTACGGTTTTGAATACAAAAGCACAAGTCGATGCATATCTTTCTGAAAGCAATGAAAAATTTGAAGTTGTTGAGAAACGTATGCATATTATGAGCGGAAATAAGGAAGAAGTAGTTAGCAAATTAGATGAAATTAATCGAAGCGGACTTATAGATGAATGGATGCTGCATATGCCGATTCCAAATCATAAGTTGAGAATGAACACAGTCAGACAATTAGCACCCGAGCACGTTTGA